The Orrella daihaiensis genome contains the following window.
TAATTTTTATCGGTGAAAACCATTACCTGTAGCGACAACATCGATGCCAGTCAATTCAGCTTCCCGACCAACCAAAAAACAACCAGGACCGAGCAGCCCACGTTATCTTTGGCTACACGACTGCCTGTTGAAAGACATCCAAACAGGCAAGTATCCAGTTGGCGGACAGTTCCCTACTGAAGAACAAATTGCGTCGACTTACCAGGTGAGTCGACATACCGTGCGTGAAGCCACACGGCGGCTGTCAGAAACTGGACTGATTAGCCGAAGGCGCAGTACGGGCACCATCGTGACCGCAACCCACCCAACTGATAAGTCTTACGTTGCGGCATTGGGCTCAATGAAAGAACTGATGGACTACACCATGAGCACTCAGCTTGAGGTGTTCGGTCAGATGACTATTGATGCAAGCGATGAATTAGCGCAGACCCTGGGTTGCGAACCCAGTTCTAAATGGGTCATGCTCAAAACCTTTCGCAAGGTGCTAAATGAGCCAGAGCCTATTTCCTACACTGAGGTATACCTGCGACCTGAGTTTGAAGACATTGCCAAGCACCTACATGGCCGGCATCCGAGCATTCTTGAGTTGCACAGGCGTCTATTTGACGATCCAGTGCACTCCGTGGTCCAAAGAATTGAAGCCATGAAAATGCCGCGTAAAGCCGCACAAGCGCTCGGACTCACCAGCAACGATCCAACACTAAAAATGACTCGTATCTACGAAGACAAAAATGGGCGAGTGATGAGTGCATCGCAAAATTTTTATGTCGCCCAGCGCTTTGAGCTCATCACTCGGTGGAGTGAAACTGGAGAAACCGTGCTTTAGGCAAAAGGCTGGCTGCCACACGAGTGCGCAGACCAGCCTTTTACTCAAATCAGCTGACTGTTAATCCAATCCCCGTATGTATCAATAGTATGCGTGGTTCACCTAATTTCGAGACAGGGACATGGCTTACATCAGCTGACCTAGACGAACCATCGTAGTGCCAATTTTCCATTGCTTTGATACGGAGGGCATTACCAGTACCGTATTGTCATAGGGCGCAACCACGGTTTCGTCGCCATTTTTAGCAATTGGATCACCCTTCTTGGGGATTACTTCCAATCCTTTGAAAGGCTGCACAAAACTGAACTCTGACGATTTAGCAACCACTGCCTCAGTCACCTTCACGACCTTATGCGATTTGGCTTGCAAGCTTGCGTTCAAATGACTCGCAACCGCTTCATGCGAAATGACTTCTCGATCAATTAAGAAACGCAACATGGTCTGGCGTGCCACGTCAACAGAAGACTTCTCCCAATGTTGCCCACATTCAATCAGAATGGCTGTTTTGGGATTGTTAGGATCGGCAAAGTGCGGGCGTTCAATCATTCGCTTACCTGATGGGTGTCCAGTGTCGTACATAAGACATTCCGGAATGCCAAGCCGCTTGGAGAGTTCAACAGCTTTGTCAGCACCCTCTCCTGTTACACCACACACCATCAGTGGCGCACATGGTTCGTGCATCGAGTGAATATCAAGCAGATAATCAGCCGAATCAACGAATGGCAACAATAAGCGGGCCCGCTCAAGTTCAGCAGAGTTTTTATTGCTTTTCAGATACTCATCTGACCAAACACGATTAAAGTCCTCGTCCGTGTATCTGCTGATGCCTGGATTGGCTGGGTCCCAGCGCGCAAATGCTGCAAGGTTGCCAAAAGTCATCGTCAGAACGCCCTTTTGCGGCTTGAATCCCTGCGACAAAAACCACTCCATCACGATTGCGCCGCAAATCTCATTGCCATGCGTGAGCGACTGAACCATCACATTAGGGCCCGGCTTGCCGCTATCGAACTGCCATACAAAGTCCACACCAGTATTACCTGCTTGCCACCGCGTAATATCCGGGGCTTGGATGTCAACAGGATTGGTATTAATAGGGGTTACTTGGTTCATGTGGGTCATCCGAAACATTAAAGAAAGGTGATAAACGAATTCCTACCATCGGCTCTAGCCTGTTCCACCATCGTTTAAATGACAAGCACTGTAATGCCCTGCCTCTAGCTCGCGCAAGACAGGCACTTCCGACTTGCACCGAGGCCCCACCTTCGGACATCGAGGGTGGAAATGACAGCCGCTAGGGGGATTCAAAGGCGAAGGGATCTCACCCTTGATACTGGAAAACCGCTTGTGCCGGTGTGCCAAAGTTGGCACATTCTCGAGCAACGCCTGCGAATACGGGTGATTCGGTCCGGCAAAGATCTTGGCTGCTGGCGCTGACTCAACAACCCGACCGAGGTACATGATCACAACGCGATCTGAGAGATATTTCACAACCCCGAGATCATGGCTAATAAAAAGATAGGTCAAATTCAGTTCTTGACGCAACTGCATGAACAGATTCAATACTTGTGCTTGTATAGAAACATCAAGCGCCGCAACACTTTCATCACAGACCAAAAACTTTGGATTAACGGCTAAGGCCCGAGCGATACCAATTCGCGCGCGTTGGCCACCAGAAAATTGATGTGGATATCTCCTCATGAACACTGGATCGAGGCCCACACGCTGCAAAATAGTGGCCACATAATCGTCAAGCAAGGCCTTTGACGTTATCTGATGAAATAAAGGAGCCTCACCCACGATTTCCCTGACTCGCATGCGCGGATTCAACGAGGCCATCGGATCCTGAAAAATCATCTGGATATCCAAATTGGCGCCCATACGCTGCGTACGAGACAATCCTTGCAAGTCCATGCCCTGATACAGGATCTGCCCTTGCGTTGGCTCATAAATGCCCGCCACCATTCTGCCTAACGTTGATTTCCCACAACCGGACTCACCAACCAGGCCCACCACCTCGCCTTGCTTGATGCCCAAGCTGACGTCGTTAACTGCATGCACGACTTCGGGCTTATTCTTGGCGCCGAGTAAGTTGGCTATCTTGCCAGCAGCATCGACTGGCTTGGTAAACCGCATCGATACTGACTTCATTTCGATAATGGGGGTTTCGTTCATGTCAGTTCGTCTGCAGGTGCAATTTTAATGGGAGCGACACTGGAAACTGGATGAAAGCAACGCGCCTGCCGGTCACCATCAAACAACTGATTAGACGGTGCGTCCTGCCGACAGATCTCGGTCGCATCACGGCATCGCGGCGAGAACGCACAGCCAGGTGGCAGACGGCCAAGCGACGGGGTAGAACCCGGAATTTGATCAAGGGGCTGACCAGCGATGGCGGCCGAAGGCAATGAACCTAGTAAACCACGGGTATATGGATGAATTGGGTCATCTAATACAGCATCAACCAAACCGCTTTCTACAACACGACCGGCATACATCACTGCAACACGATTAGCCAAACCTGCCACCACTGTCAAATCATGCGTAATCCAAATCAGCGACGTACCCGTTTCCGAGCATAGTTGTTGAATCTCTGCCAGAATCTGACTTTGAATAGTCACATCCAATGCTGTGGTCGGTTCATCCGCAATAATGACTGCCGGGTGATTCAACAATGCTGTTGCGATAGCTACACGCTGGCGCATACCACCGGAAAATTGATGAGGATATGCCTTCAATCGCTCCGCTGCGGCCGGGATACCAACCTTTTCCAATGCTTGCCTAGCCCGATCCAGCGCCGCTTTTTTTGAGATCTTCTCGTGCGCCAAAATGGCTTCAGTCATTTGCGTGTCAATTCTCAGAACCGGATTCAATGTCATCATCGGATCCTGGAAAATCATCGCTATTTTTTTTCCGCGAATCGAACGAAGTTCATTGTCATCAAGACCTACTAGCTCTCGCCCCTCAAGTTTGATTGAGCCAGACACCACCCGTCCGGGTGGATCCACCAACCCCATGATCGAGTACCCAGTGACTGACTTGCCAGAGCCAGATTCACCGACCAACCCCAACACTTCGCCACGACCCAAAGACAAAGAAACACCATCGACGGCCTTCACCACGCCTGCTCTGGTAAAAAAATGAGTTGCCAGGTTGTCGATTTCAAGTACTGTATCCATGCCTACTTCTCCAACCTCGGGTTCAGAACATCTCGAACACGATCCCCGACCAGATTGATGGACACAATTGTCAGTAGCAAGGCCAAACCGGGCAAGACACTGATCCAGTAGCGCCCACTTAGCAGGTATTGAAATCCGTTTGCGATGAGCACGCCTAACGAGGGCTCAGTCTGAGGCAGCCCAACACCCAAAAATGAGAGCGTGGCTTCCAAAGAAATAGCATGTGCCGTCTGCACAGTTAAAACAACGATGACCGGTGCCAGGCAGTTGGGAAGGATATGTCGGAACACCACACGAACACGTGACAAACCCAGAGATTTGGCTGCTTCGACGTACTCCTTGTTGCGCTCAACCAGAGCAGTTCCACGCACGGTACGTGCATAGTACGCCCACTGAACCACTACCAAGGCGAAGATGATCTTATCAACGCCTTTACCCAAAGCAGCAACCAAAATCAGAGCAACCAAAATTGTCGGCAACGAAAGCTGTAGGTCCACGATACGCATGATCACGGCATCAATCTTGCCACCTGCATATGCGGCAACTAAGCCCACACACATTCCAAACACAGCCGCCATAAGACCAGACACAACGCCGACCGCAAGGGAAATACGCAACCCATACAAAATGGCGGAATACAGATCGCGCCCAACCCCATCAGTCCCGAGCCATGCCGTAAATCCCGCCATGGTCTGACCGCCAGGTTCGATACGCGAATCGAGCAGATCTACACTGGCAAGATCGTAAGGATTTTGCGGCGTGATCCAGGGAGCCAGTATCGCAGTCACCACAATGAGCAACAAGAGCGCCAAGCCAAACGTAGCAGTTTTATCCTCGAAGAACGAGCGAATAAAACGACGCCATGGACCTTCTTGCTGCACGACTGTCCCTTCCACAGGCGAAGACTGAACTGATGTGTTTATCTGACTCATACGCTTTTCCTCAGCCCTTAGCATCCGTCAGTCGTACTCGGGGGTCAAGCACTGAGTACAACACATCAACAATCAAATTGATGACTACAAACAAAACTACCACCACCATCACATAAGCCACGATCACAGGGCGATCCAGTCTTTGTATGGCTTCCAGTAGCAATTTGCCCATGCCAGGCCACGAAAAAATGGTCTCCGTCACCACCGAGAAGGCAACCAGAGAACCAAACTCCAAGCCAAGCACCGTCACAATTGGAATCAAAATATTTTTGAGAACGTGCAAACCGATGATGCGTGAATCCGATAAACCTTTTGCCCGGGCGAATTTCACATAATCCATCAGCATGGCCTCACGCGTGCCAGCACGTGCCAGTCGGATCATCAAGCTAATTTTTAAGAGAGCCAAGTTCAAAGCTGGCAAGAAAATGTGCTGCCAACCCTGCCATGAAGTCAGGCTTGTTGTGATTCCAAAAATGGTCGTTGTTGGTCCTCGCCCTGATGCAGGAAGCCACCCAAGCATGACTGAAAACAACATAATAAGCATCAGCCCAACCCAAAATGTGGGCAAAGAGAACCCAAGGATTGAGCCAGACATGATGAACCGTGAGCTGCGCCTTTCGGGATACAAACCAGCATACATCCCGAGCGGTAACCCAATGACGATAGCCATCATCAGCGCAACAATTGCTAGCTCCATCGTTGCGCCCATCCGGCTCAAGATCAACTCAATGGCTGGATCACCATGAACAAATGACCGCCCCAGATTGCCTTCAAACAAGCCTTGCAGGAAAAAAATAAACTGCTCACCAATTGGCTTATCCAAGCCAAGCGCTGCCGCCGTTTGATCAATAGCCTGTTGATCCATCTCGGGTGAAATAAGCATCCAAATCGGATCACCTACAACATTCACTCCGAAAAAAACCAACACGACCATCACGGCAATTACCAGGAAAGCCTGTGCAAATCGACGAATCAAGAATGACAACATTTAGACGATGGCGCCCTATGATGTGCGCTCCGGGCGCAAATTGCCTGTTATTTTTTAATAGGTGACAGTAATCAGCAGGAGTTACGTCGATGCCAAGCCGTTGGCATCGACGCTCTGGACATGATTATTTCTTATTGATCCCAGATGGCAAGGTGTACTCATCTGCGCGAGCTTCCACTGTGATGTCACCCTCCGATGCCCACACGTTGCGCTGGAAATGAATTGGAATGATACCGACGTTATTGAAGGCGATTTCAGAAGCTTCAGCCAGAATTTGCGCACGCTTCTTATCATCTACTGTGGCTAATGCCTGAACGATCTTGGCATCAAGCTCCGGGTTAGAGTGCCGACCACGATTGGCAGCTCCAAAACCCTTCGATTTATCAAAGGTTGCCAACAAGGAGCGCAGCGAGCTCGATGTTTCGCCAGTACCTGAGCCCCAACCCGCCAAAATCATCGAGAACTCAGGCTGACCATTTGCACCGGTAGATGCACGAGAAAAGAAGTTGCTCGGCGGCATGGTTTCGATTTCAACGACTAACCCCAGACGCGTGAACATCTGAGCGATCGCCTCCAGAATCTGGGTGTCATTGGTGTAACGACCCGCTGGACCATGCATCTTCATCTTAAAGCCGTCTGGGTAGCCAGCTTGTGCTAGCAAAGCTTTCGCACCCTCAAGGTCATATTTAGTCGGCTGCAGCTTTTGTGAAGTACCGAAGAAATTTTTTGCTAGCATCTGCTCGGCGGGTTCAGCCGCACCATCCATAATCCGGTCGACGATGGCCTGTCGATTAATCGCCATAGACAATGCTTGGCGCACGCGAGGATCCATCAAAGGATTTTTGATGGGCGACCCGTCCTTGGCTGTAATAAATGGGCTGTTTTCCCGGAATTGATCCATGTGCAAATAGATGACACGGTTCGAAAGCGTGTCGCTTACATTGATCTTGGAATCCGCCTTCAATTTGGCAATGTCGGTCGGTGGAACATTGTCAATCACATCCACATCGCCAGACAGCAATGCAGCCACCCGTGTCGGGCCGGATGTCAAATAACGGAAGGTCACTTCGTCCCACTTGGGCTTTGGACCGTCGTAATTTGGATTCAACGTCATGACAGTACGGTCACCTGGCTTGAACTCTTTGAACTGGTAGGGGCCACTACCACCTAGGCACTTGCCAGCGTTGAAATCTTCAGTTGACATGTTTTCAGCGCATTCTTTAGCGACAACTGCCACAACAGATAACATCGTAGGCACAAGCGGCGCTGGTGTTTTTGTTTTGACCCTTAGCGTTTTGTCATCGACCTTTTCAAAGGTCATGCCATTGATGAACTGCGTAAAGCTCGCAGGTGACCTGGGTACATTGGGCACGCGATTCATCGTTGCGATGACATCATCCACAGTGACAGTGTCACCATTGGCAAACTTTGCCCCCTCGCGCAGTTTGAACTCCCAAGTCGTGTCATCCACCGGCTTCCAACTCGCAGCAAGACCTGGACGCAATTCCTGGCTTGGGCCTTGACTCACTAGCGGCTCATAAACTTGACGAACTAACGAGTTATTTGGACCTAGGTTGTGATAGTGCGGATCAATTGAGCTCGGTTCAGACGAAATACCAATGGTCAAAGACTCAGCACTAGCCACTGTTGCTCCGAGCAACATGGCAGAGATGACCGAAGCCGACAAAACACTACGCAGAGGCGTTGACATAGTTGAAATTCTCCGTTCGATAACTATAAAGTCGGGTTTGTGATTCGCCGTGTGGATCATGGATTTAAAAAAAGTCTGACGAACCAAAACCTGCTTTGGAAACTGTAGGCGATTTTTTCAGTTGGCGCAAGCTTTAAAAATCAGTAGTTACCCTTGGGCTCGTTCAAACCAACGATCGACAAGTTTGACCCAATACGTGGCACCGAGAGGCAATAATTCATCGTTAAAGTCGTACGAGCCGTTATGCAACATGCATGGCCCAAGACCATGGCCGTGCTCGCGGTGCTCACCCATGCCGTTACCAATCCAAACATAGCAGCCTGGAACCTCCTGCAACATGAAAGAAAAGTCCTCGGCACCCATAGTCGGCGTCACGCGAGGATCGACATTGTCGGGACCCACAATGTCTCTCATCACGTCAACACAAATTTCAGTTTCATGTTCACTATTGACGGTTGGGGGATAGTTTCGGGTAAACGCTAGCTCTCCCTCGCAACCCATTGCCTTAGAAACAGACGATACGATTTCACCCATTCTTTGTTGAATCAGATCCAAGGTTTCGGTCGTAAAAGTACGAACCGTACCCATAATTTTTGATTCACCTGGAATCACGTTCATCGCGCTGCCCGCATGAATTTGAGTGATACTCAAAACCGCGGCATCAAGCGGGTGTCGATTACGTGTAACGATTGTCTGCAGGGCCTGGGCGATTTGAACTGTCGCCATGATCGGATCATGACCAAGTTGCGGCATGCCAGCATGCGCGCCCTTACCGTTGACGGTGATGGTAAAGATGTTGCTTGATGCCATGATCGGTCCTGGCGTGACACCAAACTCACCGACGGCCATGCCTGGCCAGTTGTGCATACCAAACACGGCCTTCATCGGGAATTTTTTAAATAACCCGTCTTCAATCATTCGACGAGCACCGCCGTTGCCCCCCTCTTCGGCCGGCTGAAAAATCAAATAAACAGTGCCTGCAAAGTCACGATGTTGCGCCAGGTAACGGGCCGCATTCAAAAGCATCGCGGTATGACCATCATGACCACAACCATGCATCTTGCCGTCATATTTACTAGCATGTGCGAACTGATTGACCTCCTGCATCGGTAGGGCATCCATATCGGCTCTTAACCCTATCGCAGGGCCATCAGCCTTACCCTTCAAAATCCCTACCACGCCGGTTCCACCTAAACCTCTGTCAATTGGAATGCCTAACTCGGTTAGTATCGCAGCCACCTGATCGCTAGTGCGCTTTTCTTCGAAGGCCAATTCCGGATGAGCATGCAGGTCTCGACGTATCGTTTTGATTTCTTCTTGCCAGTGCAGGAAAGGTTCAAGCAATTTCATAGCAAACATTCTCGACAATAAACACATTTCGATCTTAATACCTAAAACCACATTAGCCAACCAATACCAGAGCCTGCAGCAATGACAATTTTTTTTGCAGCAACCCGTTGCAAACTCGCATAAAACAGCGACGAGAACCGTGATGCGTATCGCAGATCCAGGAACCGAAACTGGCGGTCTTTCAAAGCGACTTATCAATATTGCGCCGCACACATATTCCTTGGATCAATAGCTCAGCTAAACTGAAGAGAATCTTCAGTCTTTGCCACGGTAAACCAATGACCCAAAAGGCTTCAGTAGCTGAGCCGGATTACGCGAGAGTCGCAAGCGACGCAGTCGATACACTGCTGTCACTAAACGCGGTGCTTGTTTGGCGTGATCGACCATTTGTCTACACCACAGGCTGGGCAAGTCCAGTCTACGTCGATTGCCGTAAGCTCATGTCTGAACCTAAACGCCGGCAACTCCTCATGGATCATGCGGCAAACATGATCCATGACCGCTTAAACGGCAAGATCGATGTCATTGCAGGGATCGAAACCGCTGGTATTCCATTTGCCAGTTGGCTTGCCGATCGACTGTCTCTACCAATGGTTTACGTCAGAAAAAAAGCGGTTGGCTGGGGACTGAATGCACAGATTGAGGGAGACCTACCACCCAAAGCTCGTTGCCTTGTCGTTGACGATCTGACCACAGATGGTCTCTCAAAAATCGGTACGGCAAACGCTTTACGGCGTGCCGGTGCAACTGTCAGCGATGTATTTGTCGTTTTTAATTACGATATTTATCCGCAAAGCCGTCAAGCTTTTAAGGAACAAGGCATCACGTTACATGCATTGGCTACATGGGCGGACGTGTTCTCACAGACCAAAGCGCGCAGCTACTTCTCACCTGAGCAGGCCAAGGTCATCAAGCAATTTCTAGCTGATCCAATCGCTTGGTCTGCTCGACACGGTGGCGCTGACAGCCTACCGGCCTTTGCAAGGTCAGTGCCATGACGGCTACACCAAAAACTCTAGACGATCGTTGGTCCGTGCTTGCCAATGATCTGTTTGCTCAGATTCGCTCCATCTCCACGCTTGGCATAGGAGTAACGCGGCCTAGCTATGGGGAGAATGAAACGCAGGCCATGAAAGTCATTGAAGGGGTCGCCCTAGAACACGGACTCCATTGCCAGTGGGATGACGCAAGCAACCTTTGGATTTCCCTGACGCAAGCGAATGCTGGTCCCGCTGTCGTGATCGGATCACACATGGACTCGGTGCCCGAGGGCGGCAACTATGACGGATTAGCCGGC
Protein-coding sequences here:
- a CDS encoding GntR family transcriptional regulator, whose product is MKDIQTGKYPVGGQFPTEEQIASTYQVSRHTVREATRRLSETGLISRRRSTGTIVTATHPTDKSYVAALGSMKELMDYTMSTQLEVFGQMTIDASDELAQTLGCEPSSKWVMLKTFRKVLNEPEPISYTEVYLRPEFEDIAKHLHGRHPSILELHRRLFDDPVHSVVQRIEAMKMPRKAAQALGLTSNDPTLKMTRIYEDKNGRVMSASQNFYVAQRFELITRWSETGETVL
- a CDS encoding succinylglutamate desuccinylase/aspartoacylase domain-containing protein, giving the protein MNQVTPINTNPVDIQAPDITRWQAGNTGVDFVWQFDSGKPGPNVMVQSLTHGNEICGAIVMEWFLSQGFKPQKGVLTMTFGNLAAFARWDPANPGISRYTDEDFNRVWSDEYLKSNKNSAELERARLLLPFVDSADYLLDIHSMHEPCAPLMVCGVTGEGADKAVELSKRLGIPECLMYDTGHPSGKRMIERPHFADPNNPKTAILIECGQHWEKSSVDVARQTMLRFLIDREVISHEAVASHLNASLQAKSHKVVKVTEAVVAKSSEFSFVQPFKGLEVIPKKGDPIAKNGDETVVAPYDNTVLVMPSVSKQWKIGTTMVRLGQLM
- a CDS encoding ABC transporter ATP-binding protein; the encoded protein is MNETPIIEMKSVSMRFTKPVDAAGKIANLLGAKNKPEVVHAVNDVSLGIKQGEVVGLVGESGCGKSTLGRMVAGIYEPTQGQILYQGMDLQGLSRTQRMGANLDIQMIFQDPMASLNPRMRVREIVGEAPLFHQITSKALLDDYVATILQRVGLDPVFMRRYPHQFSGGQRARIGIARALAVNPKFLVCDESVAALDVSIQAQVLNLFMQLRQELNLTYLFISHDLGVVKYLSDRVVIMYLGRVVESAPAAKIFAGPNHPYSQALLENVPTLAHRHKRFSSIKGEIPSPLNPPSGCHFHPRCPKVGPRCKSEVPVLRELEAGHYSACHLNDGGTG
- a CDS encoding ABC transporter ATP-binding protein, with protein sequence MDTVLEIDNLATHFFTRAGVVKAVDGVSLSLGRGEVLGLVGESGSGKSVTGYSIMGLVDPPGRVVSGSIKLEGRELVGLDDNELRSIRGKKIAMIFQDPMMTLNPVLRIDTQMTEAILAHEKISKKAALDRARQALEKVGIPAAAERLKAYPHQFSGGMRQRVAIATALLNHPAVIIADEPTTALDVTIQSQILAEIQQLCSETGTSLIWITHDLTVVAGLANRVAVMYAGRVVESGLVDAVLDDPIHPYTRGLLGSLPSAAIAGQPLDQIPGSTPSLGRLPPGCAFSPRCRDATEICRQDAPSNQLFDGDRQARCFHPVSSVAPIKIAPADELT
- a CDS encoding ABC transporter permease, which translates into the protein MSQINTSVQSSPVEGTVVQQEGPWRRFIRSFFEDKTATFGLALLLLIVVTAILAPWITPQNPYDLASVDLLDSRIEPGGQTMAGFTAWLGTDGVGRDLYSAILYGLRISLAVGVVSGLMAAVFGMCVGLVAAYAGGKIDAVIMRIVDLQLSLPTILVALILVAALGKGVDKIIFALVVVQWAYYARTVRGTALVERNKEYVEAAKSLGLSRVRVVFRHILPNCLAPVIVVLTVQTAHAISLEATLSFLGVGLPQTEPSLGVLIANGFQYLLSGRYWISVLPGLALLLTIVSINLVGDRVRDVLNPRLEK
- a CDS encoding ABC transporter permease, translating into MLSFLIRRFAQAFLVIAVMVVLVFFGVNVVGDPIWMLISPEMDQQAIDQTAAALGLDKPIGEQFIFFLQGLFEGNLGRSFVHGDPAIELILSRMGATMELAIVALMMAIVIGLPLGMYAGLYPERRSSRFIMSGSILGFSLPTFWVGLMLIMLFSVMLGWLPASGRGPTTTIFGITTSLTSWQGWQHIFLPALNLALLKISLMIRLARAGTREAMLMDYVKFARAKGLSDSRIIGLHVLKNILIPIVTVLGLEFGSLVAFSVVTETIFSWPGMGKLLLEAIQRLDRPVIVAYVMVVVVLFVVINLIVDVLYSVLDPRVRLTDAKG
- a CDS encoding ABC transporter substrate-binding protein, with the protein product MSTPLRSVLSASVISAMLLGATVASAESLTIGISSEPSSIDPHYHNLGPNNSLVRQVYEPLVSQGPSQELRPGLAASWKPVDDTTWEFKLREGAKFANGDTVTVDDVIATMNRVPNVPRSPASFTQFINGMTFEKVDDKTLRVKTKTPAPLVPTMLSVVAVVAKECAENMSTEDFNAGKCLGGSGPYQFKEFKPGDRTVMTLNPNYDGPKPKWDEVTFRYLTSGPTRVAALLSGDVDVIDNVPPTDIAKLKADSKINVSDTLSNRVIYLHMDQFRENSPFITAKDGSPIKNPLMDPRVRQALSMAINRQAIVDRIMDGAAEPAEQMLAKNFFGTSQKLQPTKYDLEGAKALLAQAGYPDGFKMKMHGPAGRYTNDTQILEAIAQMFTRLGLVVEIETMPPSNFFSRASTGANGQPEFSMILAGWGSGTGETSSSLRSLLATFDKSKGFGAANRGRHSNPELDAKIVQALATVDDKKRAQILAEASEIAFNNVGIIPIHFQRNVWASEGDITVEARADEYTLPSGINKK
- a CDS encoding M20 aminoacylase family protein, yielding MKLLEPFLHWQEEIKTIRRDLHAHPELAFEEKRTSDQVAAILTELGIPIDRGLGGTGVVGILKGKADGPAIGLRADMDALPMQEVNQFAHASKYDGKMHGCGHDGHTAMLLNAARYLAQHRDFAGTVYLIFQPAEEGGNGGARRMIEDGLFKKFPMKAVFGMHNWPGMAVGEFGVTPGPIMASSNIFTITVNGKGAHAGMPQLGHDPIMATVQIAQALQTIVTRNRHPLDAAVLSITQIHAGSAMNVIPGESKIMGTVRTFTTETLDLIQQRMGEIVSSVSKAMGCEGELAFTRNYPPTVNSEHETEICVDVMRDIVGPDNVDPRVTPTMGAEDFSFMLQEVPGCYVWIGNGMGEHREHGHGLGPCMLHNGSYDFNDELLPLGATYWVKLVDRWFERAQG
- a CDS encoding orotate phosphoribosyltransferase; the protein is MTQKASVAEPDYARVASDAVDTLLSLNAVLVWRDRPFVYTTGWASPVYVDCRKLMSEPKRRQLLMDHAANMIHDRLNGKIDVIAGIETAGIPFASWLADRLSLPMVYVRKKAVGWGLNAQIEGDLPPKARCLVVDDLTTDGLSKIGTANALRRAGATVSDVFVVFNYDIYPQSRQAFKEQGITLHALATWADVFSQTKARSYFSPEQAKVIKQFLADPIAWSARHGGADSLPAFARSVP